The following DNA comes from Nothobranchius furzeri strain GRZ-AD chromosome 19, NfurGRZ-RIMD1, whole genome shotgun sequence.
AGCGTTGTGGATCGCCTTGGTCGTTTTAGGAAATATTAAAACAGATTATTGTTGGATTACGTTCTTTAATCTAGACCTGAATGGCGCTGGTTGAGTTTAGCGGTCTTAAGCGTCTTCTCGGAGCCAGACAGACGCATCTGCTGGACCGACCCAACCATTACAGCTTTGGGACTAAAATCCAGGAATTTGCTGTTCCTGTGGGAGAAGAGGTGCGTTTTCATTTTACTGTAATCTAGAAAACACCGAAGCGACGCTCGGGTCCCGTTTCACGTGGAAGAGAAGATTAGATTACCACAAACACAAAGGTCTACTACCAGGTTTAGTTACATGTTTAATTCCAGCCTTCAGGGTTCCTGAAGTCCTGTAATCAGGAGGGAGGAGTGAGCATCGACCTGGACcatgggaccaccaccctggcctTCAAGTTCAGACACGGGGTCATCGTGGCTGTGGACTCCAGAGCTTCAGCTGGATGTTATTTAGGTAAATATGTGTGTCTGACGCAGAGATGAGCCTTTAGTAAGAGCTAGAAGTCGagctttgaatttgaattaaccTAGTTTCTAATTGCGTGTACTTGTGAAACATtggatttttaaaaaatcaaaaGGCTGTTACACCTCAGGTGCATCCACGTGACCTCAAGCAAAGGTAATCAAGTGACTCGAGCCCTCTAAATCCACCCAAGTCATCATAAGATGAATATAAATTCACCATTAAACAGAAATGCAGCAGAAATGGAAAATCGAAACCATTTTGGgttgggatgcaccgataccgatactggtaaatgataaatgacccgcacttgtatagcgcctttcagagtaaggactccaaagcgctttacactacagtgtaccattcatccattcacacacacattcacacactgatggtgatgagctacgatgtagccacagctgccctggggcgcactgacagaggttgaTACCGATACTTATCGGCACCAATCCAGTATCGGTATCAGCACCAATACTGGAATCAGTACCTCAGTATCGgtgccaataccgatacttcggtataagttaaccgataccaatgcagttgcttgaaaatggattcactgtaacttgtcatttctgttcaccaaatattttagttttgtgatgatttctattaatatattttactttttatctacctcacagtcttttcctggaagaaaataaaatctgtattccaaatcattgcattttattggtgtggtagaagtatcggtatcggtaattgatatcggcgagtactcagatccaagtatcggtatcgtatcggtttggaaaaaaggggtATCATTGCATCCCTAATTTAGGGTATTAAAGGGTAAAGTCCTCCAACATCATTAGTTACCTCTTACCTGAGCTGGAGACCTAATGTTTCTGTTCTGAACAAGAAAAGGATTTGAAACATCAAAGTGTGGCATTAGTATACATAGATAATGCAATTAACACATGTTTTTGTGAGGTGCTGCTGTTATTCTCCTAATGCTCAGGCTTGATGTAATAATTGTAATTAAATGTGATTATTTTCTAATTGTGTCTGTGCTGCAGCGTCTAATGATGTTAACAAGGTGATAGAGATTAACCCGTACCTGCTGGGCACCATGTCGGGCAGCGCTGCAGACTGTCAGTACTGGGAGAGACTCCTGGCCAAAGAATGCAGGTCTGTTCTGTTGTGTTTACAATGTTCTCTCTACACATCACcaagggtgcccccaaggggtggccaggggtggccatggccacccataGAAAGgtgctgaccccccccccccccccccaggaaaagtcagttttaataaatcatattcatcttcagtcaaaccatatattgatcttgtttattcaaggcataattgtaaaacaaaataaaaataatacaattaataaggaaagaaataatcagaataaataaatttataaataaaaaatattttcggctgctcaccatttaaaaaaagtttttatcgcgATATTTTTTTgtaaacacagcaacaggtgagttaacctgaaaaaattgTAAATTTAATttggaataacattttaaataattgaaatgtacttttctgaaatgtttgtgtttgtaaaatttaaggtaAATGCTTGGATACGTACTGCTTTTTTAATAAATattaataaaggagcaatgcagcgcatcaccacaggctaaactctcccagagttaccacaaggttcATTTTGCTGTCccaccccaaaaatttgtttGACCCCATCCGACCACCCTTATCAACATTTTTTGGAGGCGCCCCTGATTATCACACCTTTTACCTTCTGCTGCAGGAGGGTTGTAGGATCAGTCCCGGCTTCCagcagaattctgctgttgtgttcttgggcaagacacttaacccttccTGACTGCTGCTGGTGGTAGGAGGGACCAATGGTGCCTGTGCTCAAGAGCCCCACCTATGTTAGTGTGTCCGAGGGCAGCTGTtgctattgtagctcatcaccaccatgaATGGATGAATcatacactgcagtgtaaagcgtTTTGTAGTCCTCCAAATGTTAATGCAAGTGTGGGTTATCATTCTGTCTGCTGATAACACAGTCACACTCGGACAATCAGAGATGTCATCCTTGCTCAACTGTCTTCTTTTGTTTGCGCCAAATTTGTTCCACTGAActtataaacaaaaaaaaaaaaacacagttaCCTACAAAATTAGGTAAACTTACTCATTTAGTAAGGAGAGGGGAGATTTTGTTACTTAACCCAAATTCATACCAGGTGCATCTGATTACAGAATGACTCATCTCCGCGGTAAAGAGAGTCCATTCAAATCTGTGGTTTGAGTCTCATCAGATGTTTCATGGAACGTTTCtgatgtgtcccagaagcgtTGTGCCGCACCACGGCGCTAAAGAAAGGATTGTGTTCTACTTTCTGGGATGCACCAAACTCCATagttaaagtgagggtcaatgcCTGGGTGGAGACatgtttcatccacacttcctgttaggaaaacacttctgaaagaggcgtggcctggcggaccgagagagcggcactgaggcagcgGTAGACCGCACCCCCGTCAACCCCCCCGCGTGCgctgtcggagtttctcaatctaaaaacgaGTTGTTGCACGCAAGCACGCCCTCACATgagacttaccgctcaggagaagagcagacacagattcttcagcattctggaggacttcctgttaaccacgatcattagatgaaaaaggGAGGAGGGTCATTTTTCAAGGAGGGAGCGTCTCAGAGAGCCAGcatggtgagtg
Coding sequences within:
- the psmb8a gene encoding proteasome subunit beta type-8 isoform X2; amino-acid sequence: MALVEFSGLKRLLGARQTHLLDRPNHYSFGTKIQEFAVPVGEEPSGFLKSCNQEGGVSIDLDHGTTTLAFKFRHGVIVAVDSRASAGCYLASNDVNKVIEINPYLLGTMSGSAADCQYWERLLAKECRLYRLRNNHRISVSAASKLLCNMMLGYKGMGLSVGSMICGWDKEGPGLYYVDDDGTRLSGRMFSTGCGNGYAYGVVDSGYREDMTVEEAYELGCRGIAHATHRDAYSGGVVNNAARR